In the genome of Podospora pseudocomata strain CBS 415.72m chromosome 7, whole genome shotgun sequence, the window tgagCAGGAATCCCTTCTCGGCCAAGCCGGCCTTGCCTTCCTCGTTGTCATCGTCaaacaccttcttctccagccaCTGGGTGGCTCTCGCGCAGGCCGTATCCACGTACTTCATCCAGGCCCAGGCGGCAATGTACGTAAGGGTGGTGAAAACCAAAATCGAGGCCATCTTGTGGGCGCGGGACTTGGGGTGGAGGTactcctgctgcttctgggACCCGTCTTCGTTCTTACCGGCGGGTTCCCAGGGCTCTCCAGTGATCCCATACACAATCCACATGCCAACAGTGCGGAGGATGGTTCCGTGGGTGAGGTAGACAGCGAAAGAGTGGTGTCCGAGCCAGATCAGAAGACGATGCGAGAGAAGCTTCTGGATGAAGGGCGAGATAAAGATGGAGATTGAGGTGCACATGATGAAAAAGGCTGATGTTCGTCGGTGGACATTGGACCCCTTAGGTACCAAGAAACTGCCCTGGTTCTGACCATCAACCGGATTCAGGAGGAACTTGTGGAGGCTCATGGACCAAGGGGCCCAGTCCTCATGCTCTTGCGGGTACGAGCCGACATAGCCACCGACCAAGAGTAAGAAGGGGGCAACGACGCAGGTGAGAAGGCGCTGGTGAGAGGTGATAAAGTTTTGCGTGGGACGGTGCTGGGAGAGTTCGGCAAGAAGGGTCCCAAGCGCAAGCATAGCACCAAAGGTTTCTGTTTGTCCAAAAGATGTCAGTTTAAAATCAGATGTATGGTCCGTGCACAGCTATGACGTACCAGTCAAGTGTCCAACATTCATCAACCAGTACGTGATCAGGAGAACATGCACCAGAACACGGTACT includes:
- a CDS encoding hypothetical protein (EggNog:ENOG503NU4J; COG:I), which codes for MAARPNQRNIKWVEGLRGVTSALVITTHIARALDFPLFWPADSKGEAPRLLQYPYLRIPYQGRIGVPIFAFLTGFVCANKPLKLAYQQGNAPAALKTIARSAFRRPPRLMLPALIATLISFFMSVLGAYRAANRCDAFWVRFDAPDPMPLGDNIRRLFRSSLTTWTNTENVYDRHQWAMRPLLIGAFQVYIVLAATIGMRFKYRVLVHVLLITYWLMNVGHLTETFGAMLALGTLLAELSQHRPTQNFITSHQRLLTCVVAPFLLLVGGYVGSYPQEHEDWAPWSMSLHKFLLNPVDGQNQGSFLVPKGSNVHRRTSAFFIMCTSISIFISPFIQKLLSHRLLIWLGHHSFAVYLTHGTILRTVGMWIVYGITGEPWEPAGKNEDGSQKQQEYLHPKSRAHKMASILVFTTLTYIAAWAWMKYVDTACARATQWLEKKVFDDDNEEGKAGLAEKGFLLNGNGTSPADGDRPKQAQS